One genomic window of Flexivirga oryzae includes the following:
- a CDS encoding Mrp/NBP35 family ATP-binding protein → MPTPSLDAIRAALATVQDPEIHRPITELNMVESVDVADDGKVTVTVLLTISGCPMKSRLQTDVTAAVSKVEGVTAVDVRLGVMSDEQRTALKEQLRGGQAEREIPFAKPGSLTRVYAVASGKGGVGKSSVTVNLAAALADSGLRVGVVDADIYGFSVPRMLGVENRPTQVDDMILPPESRDVKVISIGMFVPGNQPVVWRGPMLHRALQQFLADVFWGDLDVLLLDLPPGTGDIAISVAQLIPTAEILVVTTPQQAAAEVAERAGAISLQTKQRVAGVIENMSWMELPDGTRQEIFGSGGGRQVAESLTRSIGAPVELLGQIPLDMSLREGSDEGTPVVLGHPDSPAAVALRGIAKGLGTRSRGLAGRSLGLTPTGR, encoded by the coding sequence ATGCCCACCCCCTCGTTGGACGCCATTCGCGCTGCACTGGCAACTGTGCAGGACCCTGAGATCCACCGGCCGATCACCGAACTCAACATGGTCGAGTCGGTCGACGTCGCCGACGACGGCAAAGTCACCGTCACCGTGCTGCTCACCATCTCCGGCTGTCCGATGAAATCCCGGCTGCAGACGGATGTGACCGCGGCGGTCAGCAAGGTTGAGGGAGTCACCGCCGTCGACGTGCGGCTCGGCGTCATGTCCGACGAGCAGCGCACCGCGCTGAAGGAGCAGCTGCGCGGCGGCCAGGCCGAGCGGGAGATCCCGTTCGCCAAGCCCGGCTCGCTGACCCGTGTCTACGCGGTCGCGTCCGGCAAGGGCGGCGTCGGCAAATCGTCGGTGACCGTGAATCTGGCTGCAGCGCTTGCGGATTCGGGCTTGCGCGTTGGAGTCGTCGACGCCGACATCTACGGCTTCTCGGTGCCCCGCATGCTGGGCGTGGAGAACCGCCCGACCCAGGTCGACGACATGATCCTGCCGCCGGAGAGCAGGGACGTGAAGGTCATCTCGATCGGCATGTTCGTGCCCGGCAACCAGCCGGTCGTATGGCGTGGCCCAATGTTGCACCGTGCACTGCAGCAGTTCCTGGCCGACGTCTTCTGGGGCGACCTCGACGTGCTGCTGCTGGACCTGCCGCCCGGCACCGGAGACATCGCCATCTCGGTCGCGCAGCTGATCCCGACCGCGGAGATCCTGGTCGTCACGACCCCGCAGCAGGCCGCCGCCGAGGTGGCCGAGCGGGCCGGCGCGATCTCACTGCAGACCAAGCAGCGGGTCGCCGGCGTCATCGAGAACATGTCCTGGATGGAACTGCCGGACGGCACCCGCCAGGAGATCTTCGGCAGCGGCGGCGGGCGACAGGTCGCCGAGTCGCTGACCCGGTCGATCGGCGCACCCGTCGAACTGCTCGGTCAGATCCCGCTCGACATGTCGTTGCGCGAGGGCTCGGACGAAGGAACCCCGGTCGTGCTCGGCCACCCCGACTCCCCGGCAGCCGTCGCGCTGCGCGGCATCGCCAAGGGCCTGGGAACCCGCTCGCGGGGGCTGGCCGGCCGGTCGCTCGGCCTCACTCCGACAGGCCGCTGA